CTCGAGCACGATCTTCGGCCTGGCCCTGGCGCTGTCGGTGTTGTTCCCGCGGTGGCGGGTGCTGTGGTTCGCGCTGGCCGCCGTGGTCGCCCTGAGCCGCGTGATCACCGCGGCCCATTACCCGAGCGACGTGATCGTGGGAGCCTACATCGGGCTGACGTTCGGTGCGGCCTGGGCGACGTGGTTGACGCGGCGCGAGCGGATCCGCGGCCGGCAACCGGTGTTCGCGGAGGCCGGGGCGCGGGACTGACCGACCTGTGATTCGAGCCCGGACGGCGCGTCCGATACGGTGAAGGATCGAGTGCTTCTCTCGACGGGAGGGCTCCTGCCGTGTCTTCCGCCTGCCCAACCCTGACGGCGCTGCTGCTGCTGCTGGGGCTCGTCGTCCCCGCGACGGCCGGAGCGCAGACCGTCCAACCCGTTCGCTTCGTCGATGCTCCGTCCAGTGTCGACGAGGCAGCGGGATACGTGACCTTCACGGTGGACCTGGCCGGGCCCGATCCCGACACCGT
This portion of the Candidatus Krumholzibacteriia bacterium genome encodes:
- a CDS encoding phosphatase PAP2 family protein — protein: SSTIFGLALALSVLFPRWRVLWFALAAVVALSRVITAAHYPSDVIVGAYIGLTFGAAWATWLTRRERIRGRQPVFAEAGARD